Within the Danaus plexippus chromosome 25, MEX_DaPlex, whole genome shotgun sequence genome, the region aaatttagattattcTACAAGTGAATTATTTCTACTTTATTGGCAATTACCAATTTTTCCCAGACACAGCCTGCCGTGCTCTCAGTGTTGGAGCAGCGTTACAGCAGAAAAAGAGTCTCCCTGACCGCACGGGCAAAAATGTTGTGCTCGTTGATGGTGTGCGAACACCTTTCCTGGTGTCGTTCACTGATTACTCCAAGATGATGCCTCACGAACTAGCCCGACATTCACTACTGTGAGTTTGACCAGAACTAAGTctgatacataaaataaacataacaatcTCATAATTATGTcacagtataaatattatttctatagctGATTAAACtttgcttattatatttactttatatgcgagataatatttgaatatgcaAAGGCACAAAAGCAAATTTAGGTATAGCAATTGTATGTATAACCATTATTGAATTTCTATAgcggaattaaaataaaacactttttgCAGGGGTTTGCTCCAAAAGACTGGCATCCCCAAGGAGGTAGTGGACTATATTGTTTATGGTACAGTCATACAAGAGGTGAAGACATCCAATATTGGTCGTGAGGCAGCCCTGGCTGCAGGGTTCAGTGATCGGACACCGGCCCATACGGTCACCATGGCTTGCATATCATCAAACCAAGCCATCACCACTGGTGAGTTAACAAGATAAtgacaaaagaaatatttgtaaacactGTCATAAGTCATAACCACTTAATCTCAGATTTAAAGTGGATTAAAGAAGCAGAAGTATTTTCTGCTCTTCTATTCTTTTGATATTTGAACCATTTTCTGGAAAGAGCAGTTAAAAGCCGCTGATATTTCTAGGGGAGCTTTAATGCCTATCTCATATGGCACCTTAAGCATTCTCTACACATCTCCCGCTGTCTATACAGGGCTCTATTACATCCCAATCCATCGAATTATCTTCTACAATCACCTTTACATTAGTTAGTCTCAAAGTCCGTCAGACTTCTCACATTAATTCCAACACTTAAACATCTCAGTTCATCATTAttatacaacaatatttatattattggcCTTTTAGCTATCTTTGATCTTTTAATGACCTCTGTGACCACCAACAGGTATCGGCATGATAGCGGCCGGAGCTTATGACGTAATAGTAGCTGGCGGAGTAGAGTTCATGTCTGATGTACCGATCAGACACTCCCGCAAGATGAGGTCGCTCTTACTGAGACTGAACCGCGCCAAGACACCAGCTCAGAGGCTCTCACTGCTGGCGTCAATAAGACCTGACTTCTTCGCTCCGGAGGTGGGTcaaaataaaagcatttaGAGATCTTCAGTAGAGATCTATATATGTTggttacacacacacacatatatatatatataaacagttgtaaaaaatgtttgttttttacagTTTAATGTGTGAGAtcacttaattttttgtttgttataattatactgAATTTTGTTTCCTACTAattgttgaatatattttataattcaagttaaattgaaatgcatttcatttaaactttaaaaatctatttaacaaGTGGTGTAGTTTGTACATTTATGATAGAACATTATTATCAAGTTCACTTGTGCTGTATACAGCATTAGCTTCTTGTCTTAATGAATAAGAATGACATAAATAGTTGTATACATTCCAGCTCCCAGCTGTAGCTGAGTTCTCATCAGGTGAGACGATGGGTCATAGTGCAGATCGTCTTGCAGCAGCCTTTGGAGCATCTAGAGAGGAACAAGATCAGTACGCCCTAAGATCCCATTCCTTGGCACACCAAGCGCAGCAGAACGGTTACTTCACGGATCTTATACCAGTTAAAGGTATCACAACTTTGGTTCATAACATATATGAtgcgaaaatatatattataggcagtaaaactataaaaatacctCTGTACCTACTGAAATGTCACCTGTAtggataattataatttacaattaaaaggTATCAtaagttattacttattaaatcgGTTGTCTGTTAGTGAAGgtctcatcaaaatcggtctaGCCGTTTCAAGGATTAACGGGAACAGACAgtacaaaaattgtaaaagatGTCCCATACATACATCTACCTCCAtccaataaacaattttaactttaatatcacaaaaaccacaatattatgtttctgtatgaatataaagttaatttaattattagacTTCCTTgtcattgtttatattttcagtggAGGGCAAAGATGGTGTCGTTGATAAGGACAATGGTATCCGAGTATCCACACCCGAACAACTTGCCAAACTACGTCCAGCATTCATCAAGCCACATGGCAGCGTTACAGCCGCTAATGCATCGTTCCtggtaaactatttttatatatagcggattgaaaagaaattaatggaTATCTTTGTCTGTTATGTTATCGTAATattcttaagttattttttttattattaaatatgtttcaaaaatttgaatatcatattaaataagtatatttttaaaacatttaatcaatatgatatacgcattgtaattatatataagtatcagATTCATGAAATTTACAGACTGACGGAGCATCTGCATGTCTGGTGATGTCCGAGGCTAAGGCTAAGGAACTGGGGCTCAAGCCGAAGGCTTATCTGAGAGACTTCACCTATGTAGCTCAGGTAGacctaatatatacatacaaactaACTTAAGCAGAATCTTGAATAGAAATTGTGCAGGacatattattcttttacaaTTATAGTGGGTATATGGTATAAAGTCATAAGTTTTTTgttctgttttataatacctacttaaatacttatatttttcaaagtttttatcattaattaaattttaattgtcctCTTAACTCTCTAGGATCCAGTGGACCAACTACTCCTTGGGCCAGCTTATGGCATCCCAAAGATTCTGGACCAAGCCGGCCTTAAACTGAGTGATATCGATACTTGGGAAATTCACGAAGCCTTCGCTGTgagttatataaacatttaaatgttacgaAATGGTGTTTTGcaccaaaaaaattttgtatagatttaattactataatttctcgttttattttgtaggGACAAATTTTGGCCAATCTAAAGGCTTTGGACTCCGATTGGTTTGCACAGACATATCTCGGCCGTCAGTCTAAggtaaaatcaattttacaactttcatatataaatccAAGTAATAATTGTATCAACTATTTATCGGTCCTAATGTTTTCGTAGGTCGGTTCTCCTGATTTGGATAAATGGAACAAGTGGGGCGGTTCTCTCTCCATTGGACATCCATTTGCTGCTACTGGGGtaccaatatatattgatattacaaAGATTAAGTTTCTGAGGATGGATAGATTTTTGTTGCTATTACGTGCAGAAATAACTGAACGGCTTTTGATTAAACTTTACAGTTTTACAGTTTAGACATCAGAATAACTTGGACTGTCATTCAACTGGAAATCGTATAACAGTTCCCACGGGAACATATTTGtatcttttgttttctttcttTTGTCTTTGacgagatttttttaacactttcTTTCAAATTTCACTCTAAGCTCAATTTCGAAGTCGTGTGCAAAGTCATAGGTAATGAGTACCTTTTAACACCTTCATTATCTGTTTGTTAGAACCTTATCACTGGAAGATATCTCTCTAGAGACGACTTATGAGATGGAAACTTCTTAGATTtagatatacacatatatatgtaccaaaactatactattttaataatccaCGTAATCTTCCCATGTTCAGCATTATTATATCTGTACAGATCTATGAAGAGAATATATGAAAGATATTATCAAGGATATTGTGTTAAGTGTAACTCACACCGGCAGGTTCGTCTCGCGATGCACACCGCTCACCGTCTCGTTCGCGAGGACGGTCAGTTCGGTATGATCAGCGCCTGTGCCGCTGGGGGGCAGGGGGTCGCCATGCTGCTCGAGAGACACCCTGACGCCAAACACGACTAGACAAACACACACCACTTGATACATGTACAGCTATATAACGGCTCATcacttttcatatattaattatgctacaatgcatatatttttaaactataattt harbors:
- the LOC116775290 gene encoding trifunctional enzyme subunit beta, mitochondrial, with translation MASQVAKSLVKAARPNSTVKFNTACRALSVGAALQQKKSLPDRTGKNVVLVDGVRTPFLVSFTDYSKMMPHELARHSLLGLLQKTGIPKEVVDYIVYGTVIQEVKTSNIGREAALAAGFSDRTPAHTVTMACISSNQAITTGIGMIAAGAYDVIVAGGVEFMSDVPIRHSRKMRSLLLRLNRAKTPAQRLSLLASIRPDFFAPELPAVAEFSSGETMGHSADRLAAAFGASREEQDQYALRSHSLAHQAQQNGYFTDLIPVKVEGKDGVVDKDNGIRVSTPEQLAKLRPAFIKPHGSVTAANASFLTDGASACLVMSEAKAKELGLKPKAYLRDFTYVAQDPVDQLLLGPAYGIPKILDQAGLKLSDIDTWEIHEAFAGQILANLKALDSDWFAQTYLGRQSKVGSPDLDKWNKWGGSLSIGHPFAATGVRLAMHTAHRLVREDGQFGMISACAAGGQGVAMLLERHPDAKHD